The Mustela nigripes isolate SB6536 chromosome 11, MUSNIG.SB6536, whole genome shotgun sequence genomic interval CTGAAGTGTGGGTCAGAGGATGTGGGTATGAGTGTCAGCCCTCACCACTGGTCTGTGTGACCCCTGGCCAGCCACTGGTCCTGTCTTTCCCCTTGGGATGAATCCCAAGTCCTTCCACCATGTCACCAGCTTcacttcttgtccctctccccgcGAGTCTTTCTATCCCAGTGGTCCTGATTGCCTGCATGGGCTTTCTCTCGGTCCTGGGGCGCGCCGTGCTCTCCTCCCCGTCTCCGGCTCGGGCTTTCCCAGGCTGCTCCCTCCACACCTCCGCCTCTTTCCTCTGCTCGCTACCACTCCAGCTGCAGGGGTAGCTCACCCACGGAATTCAGATCCTCCCCAGGATGTGCTCCGGACACTGTCCGAAGCCGTAACTGTGGATCTCACATGTGTCTTCCTTGCCTCACTCTGAGCTCCATGAGGGCACAGCGCCAGGCTCTGCTGATTGCCGTTGACCTGCTAAGGGACTCCACGCTCTGTAACATCTTTTCTAGCTCCAAATGACACTACTTTGTTCCATCGCTTAATGGTAGTAATGAGGAAACTCAAGGccagagcaatttttttttttaaagattttttatttgagagagagagagagagcatgggcaggagggaggagcggagggagaggcagaagcagactccagctgagcagggagcccaacgtggggctcgctcccagcaccctgagatcatgacccaagctgaaggcagacgctcaaccaactgagcctcccaggcaccccaaggccaGAGCAATTATAACCACTTGTGCAAGTGATCACAGCTCACAGGCAAAGCCAGAGCTAAAACCTTGACCTCCCAAAGCCCACACCACTGCCGAGCTCTGCCCTGGACAACTGACAGCCccccccagcaccaccaccaaGGCCATCTCCCAGTGGGCTGACATCTGATCGGTGATCAGTCAGGCAACAGGCCTATTTGGCAGACTTGGTATTTGACAGCTGCTATGAGAAAAACCACCCCGGGGAGGCGGAGAGGGGGCgacccctcaccccttccctgcctctgccccatcTCGGAGCAGGGAGCCGCCGACTGTTTGGTGCCGTATTGGAGAGCCGAGTGTGCATCCTGGTGGACACGTCGGGGTCTGTGGGCCCTGCCCTGCAGCAGGTGAAGACGGAGCTGATCCTGCTGATTTGGGAGCAGCTGCGGAAGCACTGTGACAGGTGAGAAGCAGGGGCGCGAGCGGGGGTAGGGGGGGAGTTCGTGGGGGCTTCCCTCTTCACCCTAAACGAGTCCTGGAGGCTTAGCTTGTTTGAGCAGTAAAGAACACCACACCCTGTTGCAGAGGTAAAGCAGCTGTTAGAAATCCATCTCGAGCCCGGGGACCATTGCAAGCAGAGCCAAGGAACCACCAGGCGGCCTTGAATTGTGGATTTCAGctgaacttgattttttttttttttaagattttatgtatttatcagagagagggagggagagagagtgagcacaggcagacagaatggcaggcagaggcagagggagaaggggggccTGACGCTGTCCTCGGGGTTCCTTCAGCCAGCCATCTTCTAGCAACTCCCTTTCACCGCCTCTctgcaccccccctccccgcctccccagcTTCAACCTGCTCAGCTTTGCGGAGGACCTGCGACTGTGGCGGGACACTCTGGTGGAGACCACCGACGCGGCATGCCACGAGGCCATGCAGTGGGTGACCCGCCTGGGCGCTCAGGGCGGCACCTCCATCCTGCAAGCGTTACTGGCAAGTCCTCCCACGGAGCCCAACCCAGCAGCCGACCAGAAATACCCTCACCCCCTATACGGATACAGCCTGAGGCTTTCAAATTACAAAGAGCAGTTTGAGATCGAATAAGTGTTACCTTGTTTCCTCTTCGGAACAgccaaggaagaagaagaaagggattcTTGTTCTCATTCTATAGATGAagacacagaggctcagagaggttaagggactcGCTGGGGTTAACCAGCCAGGAAGTGGGCTGTGCTCTTTCTCCTAAACCTTGACAGCCCCTTGGTCTGAAACATTGGGGTGGGAAGGGATGTGCTCTCGCTCTTCACGGACAAGGCAGTGGGATCCAATCAGACACGCAGCAGGCAGCTGGTTTGGGCCCTTCCCGGTGAGCACCTGTCCCTGAGCCAGACCATCTGTTTGTGCGCACTCTTTcagaaagctttcagttttcctgATGTGGAAGGATTGTACCTCCTGACTGACGGGAAGCCAGATACAAGCTGCAGCCTTATTCTAAGCGAAGTCCAAAGACTCAAGGAGCAAAGAGATGTGAAAATCCACACCATTTCCCTGAACCGCTCAGGCAGGTAGGCAGGAAGGAGCCAGGTCCGAGCTGTGTTCCTCTCGGGAACACAGGGCTGCGTGTGTGAGGGCCAAGGTCGGAGCGACTTGCCCCATCCAGGGCCTCCCCTTAGACCCTGATCTCTCCTCACCCCAACCCGTaagtgagaaaggagaagggCCCTGGCAGGTGCTACCCCAGAGTAAAGCCCTCTGTCCGCATCCGAGAACCCATCTCCTGACTCCCTCGAGCCTGGAAACGGACACGCACCGATTCCCACAGGCACGCCCGGTCTTCTCCATCCTGATCTTTCTCAGGAGCCCCCTGGTGAATGCTGAGGGGCAAAGAGCTCAAAGTAGCATCGTGATGGTTGTTTTTATAAACCATCACTGTAGAGGAACATGGGTTAGACCAGAGAGATTctgcttctttggaaaaagactTTAATGTCACTGGCAAAACTGTGTTGACTTGGGTGCGTGTTTGAGCTCTGTCTAAACCACGTGCTCCATGAAGGTCACACCCGTGTCCCCACCAGGCCTAACCCGTAGGAGCAGGCACCAGCTAGATTAAGGACCGTGTGCCTGCTGTGTGTTTCCATGCTCACTGTTGACAGCAGTCAGTCCACTTCCTGCGGCCACTGCCGCTGCCCATAAACTGACAGGGGCTGGACCTGTGATGCTGACTGTTCTCAAGGGCAGAGCGTCCAGGCCCGAGGCTGACCCCAGACTTGAGCTCCCCACAGTCTGGAGGCACCACAGGGAATTTGCCTGGCTTTCGCCAGCTTGGTCCCAGCCCCTCTGTTCTCCCGACTAGGACAGCAGCTGACTTCCTGAGAAACCTGGCCGCCCTCACTGGGGGCCGCTACCACTGCCCCGTTGACGAGGACACACTCCTCAGAATCCACGGCCTATTGACCAAGGGTTTCGTGGACGAAAGGGTAGGTT includes:
- the LOC132027303 gene encoding von Willebrand factor A domain-containing protein 3A-like; this translates as MKTQRDVLSLFTDKAVGSNQTRSRQLVWALPGEHLSLSQTICLCALFQKAFSFPDVEGLYLLTDGKPDTSCSLILSEVQRLKEQRDVKIHTISLNRSGRTAADFLRNLAALTGGRYHCPVDEDTLLRIHGLLTKGFVDERDPVLPPFEGDDLRRLAQEITKARRFLWKAQSFRSQLQKKNNKEPNVTPL